The DNA window AAATAATTGTATAAAGTTCACCAAATGTTTTGCTTTAGACGCCCCCACATAAAGATTGATATGTATGCattagatacatttttttttggtgtaggatttgttttcatttttaagatattttcccACTTTATGCTGATTTTAAGCTCCACAAAACTTATGAAAAGCtttattttggccgggcgcagtggctcacacctgtaatctcagcactgtgggaggccgaggcaggcagatcatctgaggtcaggagttccagaccagcctgaccaacatgatgacaccctgtgtctactaaaaatacaagaattagccaggcatggtggcatgtgcctgtaatcccagctaatcaggaggctatgactggagaatcacttgaactggggaggcggaggttgcagtgagccgagattgcgccattgcactccagcctgggcaacaagaacgaaactctgtctcaaaaaaaaaaaaaaaaaaaaaaaaaaaagaggccgggtgcagtgtctcattcctgtaatcccagcactttgggaggctcaggcgggtgggtcacaaggtcaggagtttgagaccaacctgaccaacatggtgaaaccccatttctactaaaaatacaaaaattagctgggcatggtggtgtgtacctgtatatcccagctacttaggaggctgaggcaggagaatcgcttgaatccgggaggcggaggttgcagtgagccgagatcatgccattgcactccagcctgggtgacagagcaagactccatctaaaaaaaaaaaaaaaaaagaaaaaagaaaataaaagctttattttacCAAATTTTTCATACTAAAATTTCAAATTCTTAAATATTGACAGTGACATTCTAGATTACCATTTTCTAGGTGATGTAGTTTGCATTTATTAGTACTACCTTTCAATTTTTCCTTATGTGGTGTAAGGTTATAAAAATGCCTTCCAGTTGATTTCTTGGGTAATAGCAGAATCTGTTTTCTCAGTAGCCTAAGAATTCTTGATATACCAATTTTAGAGGTATTTGAACACAACTGGATATATGTGCTGAAATATGGATTTATTTATAACCTTATTAGAGACTAAATCATGGCAACACATTatagtttaatatttttgtctaaaTTCTTGTTGAGCCACATCCATCCGTATATGTAATACTGAGTTGCCAACAGCTTTTTTATACTAAGCCAGAACTCATTTTACCTTGTGGTTTCGTTTGAAATGTATGAGCTGTCTTATGTAACAttcaaataagtaataaaaatttaattcaaagaCTATGGAAAGAAAAGTCATACAGGCACACTGTTAGTGAATTGGAATCTGGCACATGACACTGATTAACAGGTTGAGCGGATTCAACTAGATCTAAATCCCTGAAACAATATTGAAAGAcaattttttgattaaaaatatctttgacAATTTAATAGACCtatgaaatttgaaaaaactcaATGTGTTTACTCATCATCAATCAATATTAGGTTAAACTAAAAATTTTTGAACacatcataaaaaaataaaattaattcactATCCCCAGACTTACTGTGATTAACACAAGACTTTGGTGTATTTGAAAGCaccaaatttttaattaaaaatctccATTTTGAAAagatcttcaaatttttttttcttgagatggagtctcgctctgtcacccaggctggagtgcagtggcatgatttgggctcactgcaacctctgcctcctgggttcaagtgattctcctgcctcagcctcctgagtagctgagattacaggtatatgctgccacagccagctaatttttttttttgtatttttagtagagatggggttttactatgttggccaggctggtcttgaactcctgacctcgtgatccatccgcctcagcctcccaaaatgctgggattaaacaagcgtgagccactgtgcccggcccaatcTTTCGTGTATAACTACTACGTAAAACCTAATACTAATATGCTTGATTTATGAAAGATTTGTGAATGCCTATCACTGTagtcaaaaatcataaaattatataaatagactgtctaaataattttgattaaaatagtTGGTATTTGATTTGAGTACCAGTATTTATATAGTATGAAAAATTCAGGCTTGTTTTATGAAATGGCAAAagagtattttacttttttagaaaggtaaaaattattattttttttactgttgtgccattttataaaataagcctaaatttttggagacattttttaaagaagccaATCTTTTCTAAAGGAAGATTTATACATAAGAAACTAAAGATATAAATGTCATATTATATACATCATTTCCTGAACCCTACAGTAATCTGTAAAGTTTGTTTGTGTACACCAATCTTAGATTACCTAAAACATAATAAAGTTTTTTAGTGTTATATTTAACATACAAAagttcaaaatatatccagacgGACAGGACCTATGGCtgccactttaaaaaaacaaatgattgGCCAgacatggaggctcatgcctgtaatcccggcactttgggaggccggggctggtgcaccacttgaggtcagaagtgtgagaccagcctgacaaacacggtgaaaccctgtctcttctaaaaatacaaaaagtagccaggtgtagtggcacgcgcctgtagtttcagctactctagaggctgaggcaggagaattaattgaacccgggagatggaggttgcagtgagcccagattgcaccactgcactccagcctaggcgacagagcaaggctacgtctcaaataaataaataaacaaaaacaaatgttttagcacgaaaagaacttaaaatagtaAACTAAACTGTGACAGTTTAGACTAAAAACATGAGAAATGACTTTTTATTTGCACTTATGCTTAATTACCTTTATTCATTTTGGAACATGCAGGAAATGATGTGGTGGTAACTTGCTGGGTGGTGACTAGGACGGTATTTAGTGTCCTAGGGATGGTGGGATCCAGTGGACCAGAATCGTCAGCACCTCACCATGTTCCCTGCTGTCCTCTCTCTGTGACTAAGTTTtgtgagagaggaagggaagggaagggaaggggaggggaggggaggggagggggagaggaggggaggggacaggaggggagggggagaggaggggagggggacaggagggaggaaggagagcaaCTCACCATTGCACCTCCCATGCTGGCCACAACATCTATTTATGGTGGGCTTACTGTGGGTTGCTTGGAGACTGTATGACGTGTTCATACTGGCCCTCAAGATGCCATCAATAGGGGAGCCAGATAAGTAAGCAAATAATTAGCATACATGAGCTGCTATTCTCTGCTTTAAAGCCTGCTTCTCTTACTTGGTGTCTGCTTGTAAGGAAAATGATCCATCTCTAAAGATTTCTGtttactgaaagaaaacagaacatgaTGGACTGTTCTGGCACACAGCTTCTTTTAAGTTATGGAAAGATGTTCATGAGAGATTGTGTTCAGTGAAAAAATGGTATGCAATGCATGCTCAAAGTTGTGAAAAATATACACCTTTGGAAAGGGTTATATCAAAATGTCACAGTGTTTTGTTGTCTCTGAGTGATGAGTCTTAATGatacagaaagtagaaaaaaattatttgacagaTAGTGAGCATAAAAGAGTACTTGGCAGAGCTTCCCTTTAGCAAAAGGAagacaaatagtttttttttttttttttactaacaaACATCAGCCTGAAAGATGcagctgcaaacatagataagcaagctggaagcttggaagggtgaatgctggcagctgtACCAATAGAGAAGGGCTACCTGTGGGCCAGGCATGTCCAACATAGAGgctcaatttttgttgttgttgttactacaTTTAAAGGAATGGGCAATATGATGCAGCTCAGGAAGAAGACCCACTTAAGACCCACTTACATAATACAAGATTAGGGTGGGGATGGACACAAATTTGCCTCCTATGCAAACTTTCCATGATCCATGCAAATGACGTACCTCTAACCAATTTTTCATGCTCCATGCAAATGACatacctggtccaaccaatctttcgTGCCCTATGTAAATCAAACACTGCCCCCCCGAATCAGGCATCTAtaaaatcccctgcatttcacTGTGGATCCTGCAGCCCATTTGGGACCCCTCTCTCTGCAGCAGAGggagcttttctctttcttccatctaTTAAACTTCTGCTTTTAACCTCACTCTTGTGTGTTCACATCCTAGTTTTTTATGACCATTAGGCAACAAATCTCGGTTATCACCCCAGAAGAACAAGGCTGCTTCATTAGGTTCCTTGAAAATGACACTGAACCCCTGTCCTGGGGAAGACAGAGGATGCCCATCTAAGGTCATGGATTCATTCCTAGCTTCTCTTCTATTTACGATAAAAACAAGAATAGCTGATACTACTGAGCACTATGAGCCAAGCGCTGTTGCTAAGCAAATTAcataataactcatttaatcctccctcAGCAACTCTGGCAGGTCTAGCTGATTCCAGTGTTTACTTTCCATTGTTTTTCCAAGTGTGGCAGCATTTAagagaattgttttctttctttttagtgttGAATACTGTTTTTTATCTATGAAAGAGGATACTCTGATTTCTCCTAAATGATTAGTAAGTTTAAATTTTGTTGCAATATCCAGTGATTTCTTTTCACTGGAAGGAAAGGAGGCATGCAGTTTTATTTTGGTCAGCATGCTCAGGGCCACAAATGTGTGGACACCTAGGAGCCAGAGTCATTTTCTCAGGATGAGAGTCACTGAAAGGCACCAAGTAGGTGAGGGATGGATTGGGCTGCTGGTTTGAAAGCGCAACATGGAGCTTCCTAAGGCACAGGCAGCTTGGAGGCAGAGAGGCCAGTGAGAGGCAGGAGCAGCAGCCCAGGCTGTCACCAAGGAGGAGACAATGtggtaaaaatagagaaatgcaCGAGTCTGAAAGGTTTAGATAAATGTGGATTTCAGCACCTCCTCTCCCACACCCCACTTATCAGCTGTGAACCTGGGGCAAGGCACTCCTTTCTGTGTCTTTATGACTTAGCTGAGGTGACCACTAAATAGGAAAAGTGCCTGGCTGGTGATACATAATAAGTAGCTGCAAGTGGTAGCTTTCTTCCCTACCCACTTGAAGCAGAAATTGGTGACCAGTTTTTCTCTCTGAGTCATCCAGCTGGCACCAGAGAAATTCTGAGGCTGCTTGTTCAGACAGGGCCACCATGATGTCTGGGCGGCATGGCAGATCTGGTCCTTGGACCAGTTTGGAAAAGACGGGGAAGGAGACAGAGCCAGAAAAACTGGGCCAGATGCCTGGATTCTAATCATACCCAGGCCTAGGCCTCTCTGGTTCTGGCTGTGCTGTGCCTGTCTGGGTCCTGAGCCAAGTGATACTTGGTCCTTACCCACAAGAAGGTCACCGTAGACCAAGGAAAACTCACAAATACACCATCTTCTCATGCTGAGGCCTTATTAAGCCCCAGTGGCTACTCTGGGAGAGAGGTGCCATTGTCTCCATTTTAAAGGTAAGGAAACCACAGCTTACAGAGAGATATGGCCAGAGTTGTCCAGCCTCGGAGTGACTGAGGCAGAACCAAAGTCATAATTTGTCCAGCTGCAAGGCTTGAGTCTTCAGCCTAGCCCAGAAGACATCATCCTGCCCAGGCCTGGCTCCAACCTCACCCACCTATGACTCATTTCTGGGACCACCAGCAGGAAGAGGAGGCTCTATTTTGAGCAATGGGGAGCCCATGCCAAGCACAGTCACCTGCCCCTGCAGAAATGAGTGGGGCTGAAAGctttatggtttccagcttttcATATCTACCCTGAGCCAACAAAGGCTTGTGGCTGTTGGCACACAGGCAAATTGTCCAACCTCCAGATGGAGCAGAGCAACGGTGAAGGAAGCCTGCTGGTTCTTGTCTCAGCTCAGCCACTTCTGAGCTCTGTAGCCTTGCACCAGCCTTTGCCCCATCACTGAGCCTGTTTTCTGCCTTACAATGAGGACTTTgatacaaaccacacacacaatgAGGATGAAAACTGATTAACAGGTAAAATGACCTCAGCTGCCAGGGAGTCCATGCTCAGAGAACTCTCATGCTCTTGGGTGGAATATTTTCTCAGAGAAATAgagcttgggggtcagggacatGGGCCCTGCCACTGACCTGCTCTGTGACTCTGAGACAGTGGCTTCCACTCTCTGAGCTCAGATCCCCACTGGGCAGGCTGCTCTGATCTTCTATGTCCCCGTGTTGGGAGGGGAGTTCATCCTCCCCAGCTTGTCAGGGAACACTTGGCCATGGCTGAGGGCAATCTGGCCCCAGTGCCCTGGCTTATTGGAACAGCAGGAAAAGACAAACACAAAACCCAGACCGCAGCTGACCACGGAACCCGCTCTCCTTGACCCACAAGGATTTGTTGTGATCCAACCAGCCTGTGACTCTGTCCACATGCTGCTCCTCTGCAGGGATGCTGCTGTTCACTCCTACTCTACTGAGACACACAGATGTCCTGGCATGGGAgaattccctctctctctctctctcacacacacacacacacacccacacacacacacacacacccacacacacccctaacCTGCTTCCTCCAGGCTCCTAAATCACCTGTCGACAAAAACTGCCTTCAGCGGCCCCTTAGCCTGTGAGCTGACCTCATTCCCCCTCACAGCCCTGAGTGAGGGTGTGCAGCCTCCTTGGGCAAGAGGATGCAGGCTCTGGGAGGCTGCGTCGCACATCTCCAGTCCCCACTGCAGGGCCTCTCACCGGCTGGGGCAGTGACCCCTGGTCGGAAGCACCTCAGTGCTGCTCATGATTGCGGAGGATGGCCTCACCAGATAGGGAGTCCTGGAGGGCGTGGGGGCTTGGTCTCTGACTGCCAGCAAAAGAAGCCGACATAGAGGCAGCAGGCGACAAACACTGAGGCAACTGACTTGCCCGAATTTAACCCtcaggttttttaaataaaatgcaagtgCAGGGGCTCGGGACTCCTGGAGCCCCGTGGGGCTGAGCGTGGATGGTGCTCGGTGTCCAGCTTCACTCCCAAACCGCATCCCGAGCGTTTGCGGGGCGGAGGGGCCCCAGGGCGACGGCTCCGGAACAGACCCAGGCGGCTCCGGTCAGCAGCAGCCCCTCTGGCTTTCTCACAGCGCGGGGACCCCCATCCCCGCCAGCCCCATCTCACTGTCCCTCTCAGGTCCAGAGGAGACCGTGGAGGACCGCGTGGCACCAGGAGCTGCCAGGAGCCAGGGCGACTTAGAAGAATCCGGGAACCTGGCGTCCCGCAGGGACGCAGCCCCAGGAGAGGTGAGGCCACCCGAGTCCGAGTGGGAAGGGGCTCCGCGCTCCTGGGCACCCGCAGGAGCCGCAGGGCCCTGCCAGATGACCCCGGGTCGGACCCTCCGCACCAGGTGTTTGGGCGGAGGGGACTCGCTGGGTACGGCTTGGGCACCGGCGGGCGAGAGCCTGGACACCGCCGGGAGCCCGACCTCCTGGCCCTTTGCGGGCGGGGAACGGGGCCAAGGAACAGCGCCAGCCCCTCTCCACAAGCCGGTGACCCCATGACTCCAGGGGCTGCCGCTGCCAGCAGGTGAGCTCAGCCCAGGCGTCCCCTCCACAACCAGGCCCGGATCCCTGCCTGGCTCCCGGAGCCCGGACTGTGCCTTCCGCAAAAGGGCTGCGCTCTAGGTAGGAGAAACGTTCTTCGCTCCCTGCTTTGTGGACACTCGGTTCCTTGTAGGCGGTTCTGCTTGGCCCCTTGCCCTTATTAACCTTGACCACGGCGGCTGGGTGGACAGGGGCTGGACACCCTGGGCTCCACCAGAGTTTTCTTTTGCTGGGTGACTTGGGCTCTGGCACTCAGGGCCTCCGTTTCCCTGGCAGATAGATGAACATGGCTTGAGCAACTTTGTGTTCAGACGGTTTCTTCTTTCCAGAAAGTGGCCTCCACAGTGCCCTTCCCGGCAGCATGGAGTCGGCAGTGGCAGCGTTTCTATCCGACTCTGCGGGGCTGCATGTGAAGAGGACTCTCCCATCCCGCTGTCCTCCAGGAGCGGGACCTTTCTCCCCGCAGACTTTGCTGAAGACGCGGCCCCCTGGTCAGGGGCAGAAAACAGATCCAGGCCGCCCCGCTCCTGCTGGGTGGTGGAGAAGGTGGAGGGCGGGCAGGTGCTAAGTGctactgtgaaaataaaaatcatcataaTAAAGAACGAATGGGTTTCGTATCTCTTAATTCTCACCATCAATAGGGTATTCGTGGGCCCATTTGACAGAGGAGGAAGCCACCTGGAGAAGCTCCCTTCCTTGAGAGCCAGGCCCTTCCCTGTCCAGCCCCGTGTCACCTGCTTCCCTTACAGCTCGCTCTCTCCCCCTCTCATCTTCATAACCCGCTTCCCTCTGGGAGCAGGAATTTGAGCTCAGAGGTGTTGAGCAGCCTGTGCGAGGCCACAGAGCTCACAGCAGGAAGGACGCCCATAGTGACAGGGACATCTGACGAGGGAGCGCCCTCCTCTGGCTGGAGGgtggggcagcagcagcagccaggctTCAGGGAATGGGGTGAAATGAGGGCCCCGGGAGCTCCCCAGGTGGAAGAAGCACAGGTCTGGTAGAGGTTCCCAGGTAACAGGAGTTTGAGTGAGGGTCAGGGAGGTGTGTGAGGAAGGTGGAGACAGGTCCCACTCGGGCAGGTCCTGCCTGAGTGCCAGTATTGGGGCTGGGACTTCTCAGGGATGGGAGAGTTTTCCGCCTGCCCTGGGGCTGGGGTTATGCCCTCCAGGGCAGGTAGGGCTTCCTGCTTCCCCCATCAGGATGCAAGTTCTGGATTCGCACAAGGGTGAGGAACCAGTGACCCACCCGACCACCCCTCTGAAATGGGTCAAGGGGAACCCTGGGGCAGGACACCTTGCTGAGAGTCAGAGCCCTgaactattaagaaaaaaaaaaaaaaaaaaaaagacagggcacggtggcccatgcttttaatcccagcactctgggtggtCGAGGCAagcatatcatgaggtcaggagttcaagaccagcctggccaacacagtgaaaccttgtctctactgaaaatacaaaaagattagctgcatgtagtggcaggtgcctgtaatcccagctacttgggaggctgaggcaggagaatcgcttaaacctgggaggcagaggttgcagtgagccgagatcgcaccactgcactccagcctgtgcaacagagctagactccatctcaaaaacaaactaacaaacaacaaaaacactgcaCAATGGAGCAGTTGTCCTTCAACCAGAGGACACTGGCCCTCTCCACTCACTCCAAACTACCAGATGACAGGTTAGCATGCGCCCTGCCTGCCATGCAGGGCCACATGGAAGGAGGGAGACCCACCTGGAAGGAGATGATCATGAGGCCAGGTGAGAACATACAAAGGGCAATTACAGGGGCTGGTCTGAGGTGTGGGAGGAGTTAAGTTCGTAAGGCAGGCTGTGCATTTTAGAGAAAGCTGCCTGTGTCAAAGACTTACAGGTGCACACATTCACAGCATGGCCTCCACTTCATCCATCAGAAAATAATGATAGACCTAGCTTTGCACACACACAGGGATTTGACCCAGACCCAGTACCGACTATGGAAAAGTAGTCTCTGTAGGGGCCCCAGTGTCCTTGGGACATAACACTTATTGAGGAATAAGTGAAGGGACATCTGTAAAGTGCTTGATATCGTGCCCAGCCTGGTAAATGCCCAGCACAGATCTGCTGCCACTATCATAATGTGTGCAGGCCAAGGGAGAAATGGACAGGAGACTTCCACATGGGGACCATGCTCATCTCTGGGAGACAACATTGGTGATAAtgtgtgttttccattttcattctcttctgtGGTTTCCTTCTTGTACCACGATGAGCAGCAATTACTGTTTTGATGGAAAGTAAAATGCATCATAGGTCACCTCACGCAGCAGGGGTGAGTTCCTTTTGCATTGAGAACTCCACTGTACCTGGCTTTGGTTAAGATCCTTCACCACcttggtctcagtctcctgaattGTACTGTGGAGATTGGGGATTACCTCAGACAGGTGATGTGTGAGGGTTACGTGAGATGACAGTGGTTGAGTTTGTGAGTGCACATTGACTCTGCAGGCTCAGTGCCACTGCATCAGA is part of the Nomascus leucogenys isolate Asia chromosome 17, Asia_NLE_v1, whole genome shotgun sequence genome and encodes:
- the LOC100584905 gene encoding LOW QUALITY PROTEIN: uncharacterized protein LOC100584905 (The sequence of the model RefSeq protein was modified relative to this genomic sequence to represent the inferred CDS: deleted 2 bases in 2 codons), giving the protein MVLGVQLHSQTASRAFAGRRGPRATAPEQTQAAPVSSSPSAFSQRGDPHPRQPHLTVPLRSEETVEDRVAPGAARSQGDLEESGNLASRRDAAPGEVRPPEGCRCQQVSSAQASPPQPGPDPCLAPGARTVPSAKGLRSRKWPPQCPSRQHGVGSGSVSIRLCGAACEEDSPIPLSSRSGTFLPADFAEDAAPWSGAENRSRPPRSCWVVEKVEGGQVLSATVKIKIIIIKNEWVSNLSSEVLSSLCEATELTAGRTPIVTGTSDEGAPSSGWRVGQQQQPGFREWGEMRAPGAPQVEEAQVW